In a single window of the Arthrobacter sp. StoSoilA2 genome:
- a CDS encoding cupin domain-containing protein, producing the protein MSDVIDSKLPELEELIDSAIASRDSRVVDFNTLKFQTKMGEKFRRGQVRYIGSGATGDHSDDNNILQAEHFTFSNMVLPAGCVGPEHTHPDVEEVFFVLEGQVEFSVHDVEDGNKKASRVLGYRDLIRVPAGVPRSLRTVSDEDAIICVIIGAKKPEIPFYPPTSEMYGVTR; encoded by the coding sequence ATGAGCGACGTTATCGACAGCAAGTTACCGGAACTTGAGGAGCTGATTGATTCGGCTATCGCCTCGCGTGACAGCCGGGTTGTTGACTTCAATACCCTGAAATTCCAGACCAAAATGGGTGAGAAATTCCGACGCGGACAGGTCCGCTACATCGGTTCCGGAGCAACCGGAGACCACTCTGACGACAACAACATCCTGCAGGCGGAACACTTCACCTTTTCCAACATGGTGCTGCCCGCCGGATGTGTAGGTCCCGAGCACACGCACCCGGACGTCGAAGAGGTGTTCTTTGTCCTCGAAGGACAGGTGGAGTTCAGCGTTCACGACGTCGAAGACGGCAACAAAAAGGCAAGCCGCGTGCTGGGCTACCGCGATCTGATCCGGGTGCCGGCAGGCGTTCCCCGGAGCTTGCGCACCGTCAGCGATGAAGACGCGATTATCTGCGTGATCATCGGCGCCAAGAAGCCGGAGATCCCCTTCTATCCCCCTACCTCGGAGATGTATGGCGTGACCCGCTAG